The DNA segment GGACGCGATCGTCGCGTGGGACGGGGAACCCGCCTCGAAGTTCACCCTCTCCGATCTGCGCGATCGATTCACCCGGGACGGCGAGAGGCACACGGTTTCCCTCGCGCGGGGAGCGGCGACCCTCGAGATTGCGGTCAACCTCCGCCTGGTGTCGATCGAGACGAACTGAGCCTCGTCCCCGGCGCCCGCTACTCGCTCGTCTCGCCCTCGAAATGCTCCTCGTCGCCCTCCGCCTCCGCGCGGGTGTGGTGAACGACCCCGTCGCGATGGTTCGGCGGCGAATAGATCGTGTAGAGCTTCAGCGGGACCGTCCCGGTGTTGACGATGTTGTGCTTCATCCCGGACGGAACGACGACGGCGAATCCCGCCTTGATCGGCGTCGTGACGCCCTCGAGCACCACCTCGCCGGTCCCCTCTTCCACGCGGAAGAACTGGTCGACGGCCTTGTGGGTTTCCTTCCCGATCTCTTCCCCGGGCTTCAACGCCATCAGCACGAGCTGGCTGTGCGGCGCGGTGTAGAGCACGTGGCGGAAGTCCTCGTTCTTCGCCGTGAGCGCTTCGATGTCCTGCACGAAGCCTTTCGGCGCCGTCGCCGACCTGGTCGCGGCCTTCGACTTGCCCGTCTCCGCCGCGGCGGAAACGAGATGCACGGCGCCGACGGCGCCCAGGGCGAGAAGAATGGCGAGCACGGCGAGCGACGTCGAACGGCGGCCGCCAAATTCTTCAGGTCTCATGACGATCCTCCTCGTTTGCAATCCCGGGAGACTCGACGCGGATTGCGCCGCCGCCTTCCGAAGGGCCCATGAAAGACGGTAGAGGAAGCGGCCGGGCTGCGCCTGATGCGAACGATGCAGAAGCCCCGGCATGTTCGCCGTTCGATCCCGTCGAACGATTTGCCACTTTCGGAAGAGCTCGTCATCCCCGAACATCCTTGGAGACCGCACGTATGGAATTCAGAGCCGAACGCATCGGAGGCATCTTGGAGAAAACGAAACTCGACGAGCTCCACCGTGCGACATCCCGCAGCCGCGCGGGCTGGGGAGCCTTCCTCGTCCTGGCGGCGGCCTGGGCGGTGTCCCTCGCGGTCCTCGCGGCGAACGGGCGGCCGGTCGAGGAGCAGATCTCTCTCTTCGTCGTCCTCGGCCTGGTGCTGCCGGCCATCGCGCTCCTCGTGTGCCGGGGCCTGCCGGCGCTGCCTCCTCCCCGCGCCATCCGGGCGGACAAAGCGCTGATCGCCGGCCTGGCCGTTCTCGTGATGCTCTTCCTCGCGGTGAAGGGCCCGCTGCTGGCCGCGCTGACGGGCCCCGCGCCCGACCCGAGGGTCCGTGACGTCGTGAACACGCTCCTCAAGCTCGCGGTGTTCGTCGCGGTTCCCCTGGCCGTCTACGCGCTGCGGGGGAAGATCTTCCCGCGGCAGCTCGGCCTGACGTGGCC comes from the Thermoanaerobaculia bacterium genome and includes:
- a CDS encoding cupin domain-containing protein, translated to MQDIEALTAKNEDFRHVLYTAPHSQLVLMALKPGEEIGKETHKAVDQFFRVEEGTGEVVLEGVTTPIKAGFAVVVPSGMKHNIVNTGTVPLKLYTIYSPPNHRDGVVHHTRAEAEGDEEHFEGETSE
- a CDS encoding CPBP family intramembrane glutamic endopeptidase, with translation MEKTKLDELHRATSRSRAGWGAFLVLAAAWAVSLAVLAANGRPVEEQISLFVVLGLVLPAIALLVCRGLPALPPPRAIRADKALIAGLAVLVMLFLAVKGPLLAALTGPAPDPRVRDVVNTLLKLAVFVAVPLAVYALRGKIFPRQLGLTWPPEGPRGRSLLAFVTIGAVFTGIQIFFGRGIRPLLDGSLASRHWALGLLLCFLWMSVEAGLVEEVFFRVILQSRLAAVTRSQAAGIFLSALVFGLAHAPGLWLRGAGTIEGLGGAPSLPVSIAYSVTTMALGG